The sequence below is a genomic window from Flavobacterium lipolyticum.
AGAAGAGGCTTGCATTCGATATGATCTGCATCACAGCGAGAATGTTTTTATTATTTGGGAAGAATGGAAAGACCAGCCAGGCCTTGATATTCATAACAATCAGCAGTATCTGCAGGATTTTATTAAACAAAGTGAAGGTTTAATCTCCTCGCCCATTCAGGTTTACAAAACAGTACAAATATTATAATCAAAGTTAGCAATGAGAGCACTTTTAACGACTACTTACGAATCTGATTTTGTAAGTACTGAAATAGAAAAACCGACTCCAAAAGAAGGAGAGGTTTTAATCAAAATTCATGCAAGTGGTGTTAATCCTATCGATAACAAAATTCGTATTGGGGTTTCACCCTATGCCTCACCTGTTTTGCCAGCGGTATTAGGAACTGATCTTGCCGGTGTTGTTGAAGCAGTTGGAAAGAATGTTACCGATTTTAAAGTTGGTGATGAAGTCTACGGGCTCGCCGGAGGTGTTTTGGGACTTCAGGGAACATTAGCAGAATACACTGCTGTTGACGCCGATTTACTGGCCATAAAACCAAAAAACCTGACTATGAAAGAGG
It includes:
- a CDS encoding putative quinol monooxygenase → MISITAILKSKPENTAQIKNMLNHLVTETRKEEACIRYDLHHSENVFIIWEEWKDQPGLDIHNNQQYLQDFIKQSEGLISSPIQVYKTVQIL